In Hevea brasiliensis isolate MT/VB/25A 57/8 chromosome 13, ASM3005281v1, whole genome shotgun sequence, a single genomic region encodes these proteins:
- the LOC131172097 gene encoding uncharacterized protein LOC131172097, with the protein MGIPSSLPTNPNPSPSPPLPQSPPPQTSPLPQSPPPQSPPPPQSPPPPPSQIPPLIPLTPLSPQSEPQHETPIPDSHSPEPAPEPVPTQTKTQGKTKKASSKPKKTPVEKRKRVPSVPFDLNSPPQPSSEPVSKRTRSSSQTPAPVTQTPITQSPLHSPAPASSADTIEEGGDTVTVLWVLVICFSCGA; encoded by the exons ATGGGTATTCCATCCTCATTAcccacaaaccctaaccccagccccAGTCCGCCATTACCTCAGTCACCGCCACCACAAACGTCGCCATTACCTCAATCGCCACCACCTCAATCACCGCCACCACCTCAATCACCGCCACCACCCCCAAGCCAAATACCACCTCTCATTCCACTGACTCCCCTCTCGCCGCAATCCGAGCCACAACATGAAACACCAATTCCCGACTCCCATTCCCCAGAACCAGCGCCTGAACCTGTGCCTACTCAAACGAAAACCCAAGGCAAAACAAAAAAGGCTTCAAGTAAACCTAAGAAAACCCCTGTCGAAAAACGGAAACGAGTACCCTCTGTTCCTTTCGACCTGAATTCACCACCTCAGCCGTCCTCTGAACCAGTTAGCAAAAGGACCAGGTCTTCCTCACAAACTCCAGCACCAGTGACCCAAACACCAATAACTCAGTCTCCCTTACACTCTCCAGCACCTGCGTCATCTGCAGATACTATAgaggag GGAGGGGACACAGTAACAGTATTGTGGGTGCTGGTGATTTGTTTCtcttgtggtgcatga